From a region of the Babylonia areolata isolate BAREFJ2019XMU chromosome 25, ASM4173473v1, whole genome shotgun sequence genome:
- the LOC143299652 gene encoding uncharacterized protein LOC143299652, with product MTTATLPVRLTPVRRDPGDPDPDPGADPHVASAQYRKYAMEHYDDLLEELEFRSQRAAMMHYHEANRYSRRCYYLEVMAALLGAASVSGIGAFLVKWCGSSGTCPSASRAGALGALGVVLASLLEFGSKGSSSLLPSLCKRCEGHKKAAVGWQRLTRLTRSYRIQLRNPALTPDDFMVWYAHLVQQRQKVSAIALVPSATYRAFNDPGRVFSALKRRREMFVLYQQMYEGKVDPLDLYDDD from the coding sequence ATGACCACCGCCACCCTCCCAGTCCGACTGACGCCCGTGCGGCGTGATCCcggtgaccctgaccctgaccccggGGCTGACCCCCATGTGGCCAGTGCGCAGTACCGGAAGTACGCCATGGAGCACTACGACGACCTGCTGGAGGAGCTGGAGTTCCGAAGCCAGCGGGCCGCCATGATGCACTACCACGAAGCCAACCGCTACAGCCGCCGCTGCTACTACCTGGAGGTGATGGCCGCTCTGCTGGGCGCCGCCTCCGTGTCGGGCATCGGCGCCTTCCTCGTCAAGTGGTGCGGCTCCTCGGGCACCTGCCCGTCCGCGTCACGTGCCGGCGCTCTGGGCGCGCTGGGAGTGGTGCTGGCGTCGCTGCTGGAGTTCGGGTCCAAGGGCAGCTCCAGCCTGCTGCCCTCGCTGTGCAAGCGCTGTGAGGGCCACAAGAAGGCGGCAGTGGGCTGGCAAAGGCTGACCCGCCTGACCAGGTCCTACCGTATCCAGCTCCGGAACCCCGCCCTCACGCCCGACGACTTCATGGTCTGGTACGCGCACCTGGTGCAGCAGCGGCAGAAGGTCAGCGCCATCGCCCTGGTGCCCAGCGCCACGTACCGGGCCTTCAACGACCCGGGAAGGGTGTTCTCGGCCCTCAAGAGGCGGCGCGAGATGTTCGTGCTCTACCAGCAGATGTACGAGGGCAAGGTGGATCCCCTGGACCTCTATGATGATGACTAG